A segment of the Vespula pensylvanica isolate Volc-1 chromosome 9, ASM1446617v1, whole genome shotgun sequence genome:
GTCtcacattttcattattaaagcAAAACTAAATGTTTCTTATACGCCGaagtatcgatataaaatataatgagtataattaaattaaaaaacttaaGAGACGAAGGTACATCGAAACGCACGCCGCGTCCTATACACAACTGTTCCAACATGGCTGCTCTAAAATACTATTCGAGAAAAGCGCGCCAAAAtcaaataacgataaattcaCAACGCCTCCGTTGGCTCACGTgcgttttacaaaaaattttatccaAAAGTCGATGTTCCTTtttgacaaaattattttcacaaaTACTATCATCGTTGCAtcggaacgaaaaaaaaaaaaaaaaaaaattcataacgCACAGAAAagttttccttcctttataTTGGCCAAACTGTggcgtttctttttgtttatagtTGACGCTAAACGCACTTCACTTCGTTTACCGAGtggtataaatatttttattcgtccgTTGATAACACGATTTTTCACTCGAGTGATCACGTGGTACAGTTTGCGAcattatgttaaaaaaagtctctttaaataaatacagtAAAATCTGTAATATCTAGAAGGAAAATTTCTTCCTTCGGTGTTTATTCTACTTTCAATTAAAATGTACATTAAAGAGATCATGGCAATCGCCATATATTTGCTTTCAACTTTGACCTACAGATAAGAATgtaggtaataaaaaaattgtatgtacATGGATAAAGATACTATACTATTCTTAGATGTCTTACGTAAGAGGAGCAGAACCTTACTAGCTTTTACCAAAAAAAATTCTGAGAAAATCAATAATGAGATTAAAAGATCGTATTTACAGAATTCGTTAGTACTATTCCTGAAGGAGATAACTACCGAATGCAATATATCCTTGAATTAATAAGCGATATTTATAGCTTTTATTTACAGACCATTAGGAAGACAGAATtctcatttaaaaaatcaaaaagaaatatggaaCTTGAGGAATGATTCCAGTGCTGTTAAAGATCTTTTGCACTTGGATCGTCAATTTGAAAACACGGATCAAATGTGTACATCGGTTTCTAACATGCGACCTTTAGAAAGAATAGTTATACCGTCAAAAAATGTATCCCGTTCGCATTCTTCATACGTAGTAAAGAGAAAACCGGTGAAAGAATGCTATTGCAAtgttgaaacgaaaaagatacaaCCTCATTCTTCAAAAATCATACATAAACCTAATCCACCTTGTAATTACAAAAATCATATTTGTCAAGTATCATTGcctataaatgaaaataatatacaagacACATTATCACCTCCCATTAGTTGCGAAACCATCAGAAGAGtacaaaaaatcaattactatCCCCAATCTCAATTTCTTCGCAACGttcaaaaaaaagtttctgTTCTAAAAGATGTATCTTTGGGTGATTGTCCTGATACTTGTCCAAGGTCATCGTACTATCACAAGCTAAGAACCGATAAGACTTCAAATTTAACGGATACTGATACTCAATCAAAATTTACCACTGATACGATTAGCAAGTCTAATATCATCGACTTTGACAAATTGGATTCTATCCAAAGAGTGTCAAATTCTGTGACAGATGAGGAAGAACAAAATCAGGAAGAAGTTATACAAAAAGTAAGCAAAGGTATTCAAGTGCCTTTGAGAAAACCAGCTAAAACAAAGTTTCTTGCAAAGAGAactatttcttcgaaaaaatatatacctgAAGGACGTAAAGAAAAACCTACTTCAAGATCAtcttctgaaaataaaaaaaccttAAGATCATCCACTTTAGATTGTCAGTGTCATAAAAGTAAAGCAGACAAATTTACCAAAgacttggaaaaaaaagaattggcaACATATCGTGTTTATCCGAAAGATTACGAAGCGGATTATCGAGAGCCAAAAAGATGGTCCTCGACGTATGACAAAGATAGTCAAAGAAAAACTGCAAGATCTTCGGGTAATGAAGTTAaggaattaagaaaatttcgtgaacaaaattattttgatactCATGGATCGAGTCAAACACTTATGTCATCGGAATCTTCAGGATCGTTACAACAATATATGTTGAACGATCGACTTTTTGCAGAGCCTGTTAAAAGGattcataaaaaagatttagtcGTAACCATGCCACCCTGTGCAACGGTACAAAAAAAACGCGTTCATTACTTCCCTAGATATATAGTACGACAAGAGAAGAGTACTTGCAACacaaattacaagaaaaaacgTTGCCAAAGTTGTCCATTAACCGGACATGCCATAGATCTTGGTATTTCTAAACCTCGTCCGGTATTAAACAGCTTGGCGTTAAAATACCAAAAGAAACTTCCTTAACGaagtatttttatagtttaaataattgtttctaTTAGGTAAACTATAcgatttctaatatatatatatatatatatatatatatatatatatatattcgtttttaaaaatacagaaaataatttttatctaaacaTCTTagcaatcattttttaatcaagTTTTCTTAATGGACCAAAACAgcaatttatgattttattgatCATTCAAATCATTGTTCACGTTAAtggtaataattttctctataaGATATTAagacttatttttttattcttttatttatttattctactttttttttttttcaaagtttaaGCACAGAGTTCAAAGACTGATTTTCATCGTTATGATGAAAGTGatcgtatttaataaaacaattaagtaatattataattgtctACAAAAtacttgtaaataaataacgatcgtTTTTATGTATCGTAAATTATCTGTAGATCATCGTTCAGATTTTATCTTACTCTATgtctcgtataaaaaaaaataaaaaaataaaaaataagaaaaaaaaaaaaataaaaaattcaagttTCCTTTCTCATCTTACCTCGTTACTTTAATGAATACGCTCGTAAAAAAACCTCTTTTTTACGACGATACGTGTTAATTATTTCCAAATCTTAACGCTCGCGTGTATCAAAATGATTGTAAAATTTCTCGATAAGCATCTCGAAATAcatcgtttatattaaaacgGCAGAACGAACgcgtaattatttatcaagatAAATTCTATCATTACTATACATTACAACATagtaatagaaattttattttataaatttttctataatcaaTGATCGAatctacctttttttttttatataatttacatcaTCAAtccatgaaaaaaatattaaagatgcTAACGcgggaaagaaatataagacaCGTTCGAAATTTTACAAGTTCAgattgtcaaaaaaaaaaaaaaaaaaaaagaaaaaaaaatcagagcgtgtaattaaaattgaaaagatcgATTAAATTCTTACATtgtattaatcattataaataatgatagtaGAAATGATACAATAATACTGCAAAACAATTTAACGATCAATGCGAATTGATTTTCGctcgattatataaaaacgattgtaaaatttatcgataagctcgtcgaatcgataattttaaaaatatagtagGGAGCTAATAcgatcatttaaataaaaatcgttctgTACCATTCggttgaaaaaagaacaaagaattCAGCTATGAAGATTACTATCgtgtattttctatttatcataGCAACGACAATAGCATCGAATCTACGCTAGTcgatcatttccttttttttttttcttatttatccttatattttttctttttcacttttgatCCAATTCACTTACTAATAttaatgggaaaaaaaaaaaaaatgataatgacgtgtatatatttaaaaaagaattcgagaaataaaaaagaaaaaaaaagaattatgaatgaaatttccaaaagataaaattaattagaaagtttgttactatacatatatacttatacgcACTTATATAGGCTGCAGCAAAAATTTTATCCATCTGACAtacaatattttcgtttttttttgtgataatttgtaaaaaatatatatatatatatatatatatatatatatatataagactcGATTGATATAGAGAGGGACGTAACGTTACGTAAATACTTTTTACGTGGGTAGAGACATAGAGGAAATTTCAACAAGGtcatctgtttttttttctctttttcttttcttttttttttttctttttaagatactatatattttacttttttttctaatggcGTAAATCGCCATATTGTTTACGTACATCGAGTAcgtgatattattatagaaactTAAAGTTAACCTTGTccttaaaacaaaattacatacacacatatcatACGCACGCAAagtaaacattttcaaaaataaatctaattaatataattatatattatatattatataaaaaataattgcgaccttatcataattattattcgttcttGCAGCAAACAATGTAATCGATTacttaattaaataacttaatcaaaatttttaagatacgtatataataataataataataataataataataataataataataataatttttctaacacAGCGAGGAGCttcaaaatttgtaataaatacaatCCGTAATATTCCGAGTCTTTAAACAAGACTATAATAAAGGCTGTTGTCTCTACGGCTAacggttttttattttcctttttttttttttttcaagagtaTAATCGACAattttataagagaaagaaagaaaaaaagaaaaaaaaaagaaaaagaaacgtgaatcatttttatttttcttcttccgctCGTAAGAAAAAGCATGATAATCGACacaatcgattaaaaaagttcaagtattatatatatatgaaaaagaaatgaaaaaaaaaaaaaaataataataataacaaatattactaTTCCTCGAATTATTtcagattaaattaaatagatgtgtataacgatcgaacgaacgatcctcgtttaattattacgtattgttatctaataaacttttattattaataacattgtatattttattattataatattatatattattaacgataaatcaaatttgtaattttcgtttctaatataggtatatattaaaatataaaaaattctttttttttttttttcctccattTTATTCCGTGAATAATAACGTTTTCGTTAAATAGTAAGACGTATTTTGATTATAATCGATATCCTctcaaaaattttcaaattatctaatagaattatttttctcaagaagaaatttacttatttattcgattcCATTTGTTTCGTCAtagtaaaaatttatgtatatatcgggggaaaaaaaaaaaaaaaaaaaaaaaaaaaaaaaaaaaaaaaaaaaaggtatcgGTACAGAtcaaaattttgaataattttccgtataaatctataaaacgTACGATCTTGAAAacctactatttttttttttcttgatatttaaaatatcactTAGCaacttaatatttcaataaatatatatatgtaaattacgACAAATAcatatcataatttattatcgttaagaaGCTTTGTAGGTTcaataaagataagaaataaaaaatacgaatatacCTATCCATTTTCAATACAATTCCATCTTATTACGTCTCAAACttcgtttataataatgtaaaaataaaatcttacttgaaaaaaagatgatcgaGTATATTCGTCGAgactttaagaaaattatgtgTCCTTCTTTATAACCGGCAGGAACCATATTGGCGTTGTAATTTTTGACGATgctatataaaacgaaagaagaaaaaaagaaaaatcgtacaGATTTACTTTTAAATAGATACAATCATCGcgcgaaatattatatttagaagATTAATACGTACCAATATTTTCTTCAACGTGATAATTAATcgacgaatattattttaacaatgtaaaatgaataacgttaaaatgagaaaagacaaaagacGAAAGCTCTTTCGAACCTTGTTACGCGCGCGATATCCAAGAgccaaagaggaagaaattttCTAGAAGGGGAATGACCgttattttcaacgatttttttGCGAAGATGGCGCTGCTCGTCACGTGttatataatcgttataatatcGGCCAATAGGAACGATGGATTTTTGAGAGAAACGACCAATcgtttttttcaatcgaaaaatgatattcaatttgattcgatattatattattttatatcgttattaattaattgaacgtatcaaaaaaaatagataaataatatatttattaaatgtatatcttattttttttaatcaatgcGTACGAAATGCGAAAAAGTTTTGAAAAGTAATTTAGTTGAAAAGTTATTTAGATGGTTGGCTAGACTGTATCGAAATATCAAGTTAACTTCTTTCGATTAGAATCGTGTGTATTCCTTtacatttgatattttcatacTTCCTCCTCGTTGATTTTTCtcatattgttattaattaatataaacgttttctttttttcgtattcttctttttattgttatatcaaCGTAGCAATAATTTCATAACGTAAAATTTGTCGTAAAAATGGCGACGAAAAGTTCTTTGCATTTTGTCGTTGGTCATATCAATCGTGTGTTATCCATTAATAGTGCCGAAATTGTATTCATGTTGGATGGTAAATTGCAAAAAGTTtatctaaagaaagaaaaatattttcacaatGGTAGATTGATACCTCAAGATGAATCTTTGTTCAGATACGTTAAATGCGGCATGAAGGTATACTTTTCATATTGATtcaaattaaaaggaaaaaataaataaataaaataaaataaaagaagatctttaataatttactcATGGACGTTTCGCATTCTTTTAGGTGAAATTTTCCTGCAGGATTTTAAGACAACAAAAATGCCTTTACGGATGGATAGCTTTAATGTGTTGGCCAATGGAGCAAACGCTAGGATTAAGTGTATCTCTTAAAGTAGGAATGCAATATATTTCGGGACGTATCTTTACTCTAGACGAAAAGCATGGTGTTTTGGTTACCAATGATATTActggaaaagaatataaagtatatttcttgacgagcaattttttttatcatggCAAAAAATTAGACTTATCTCAAAGTTCGCTCAACGAGATAAGTTTGACAGATGTCATCTTCTTTGACGCTGTACCTTGTATTCCTGAAGAGAATGAATATAATTGCGAATGGTATGCTACTTGTGtctttaaaggaaaaagaccAAACGTAAACAATATTGTACCTGAACCATTAATAGATGACTTAGGTACTGAAGAAATTTTGCAAGTTATCGAAAATGTTAGTATATTACCTATGGAgcataatatattgttatttatatattttttcacgcttgtattttttctcttttagtgTTTCATCAATCCAAGTTCTATGTTTCTAATTGGCAAAGGAATATTGCTGAATACTATAAATAATGACTTTGGTCTAATTTTAGGTGAATTTCAGTAtaacattttcaaagaaatattgttccataaaaataatacttatgtATTTAAGATGTGCCTAGATAAATACGGTCTACCTGATATATTAAAgagaggtaaaagaaaaatacgaaagtattaatcgttaattatacgtatttttGTTGTtcagaaaaaagtaaaaattaatttattttatcgcttATCATATTATAGGAGACAGAATGAAATTTGTCGCCATAGGAGCTCCACCAGGTTTTTTTGTAGAATGGATTGCAATACAAGTATCGGTTTGCGATGCTGgagaatataaaagtttaaaataCGATGCCTTTTTATCACGTTTGTGTCAATAATGACAAAGAATATAGGTTAAGAGGTATATAACagtacaaaaaattataagactGCAAAATCAAAGTTCCTTTAAGacttacttattatatatatatatatgtatatgtatctatatgtgtatctatatatatgtatgtatgtatgtgtatatatatatatatatatgtatatgtacattgtTTATGATTGTAAATAAGAAATGTTCAACATAATATTtctacatttaaaaaatcttctgcagtgtattattatattaaactatatatatatatatatatatatatatatatatattttattattaagtttAACAAGGTATTACTTACTTAATTCTCTAAAAGATATCGTGAATCTTCATGACGACTATTCTGTttgaaacttttatattactaGTTGTAACGTGTAGAATTAATAAGTAGCTTAAGGGCACACGCAATTACGCTTATTGTTTACATAAACATCCTATGTGATATTGTTATTAGTATACGTACATCTACAAAGTCCAAATAATAGagttgtatttatattttataattattattattactttttatatatatatatatacatacacaatatTATCTGATGATTACACAAACTGTTCTTGTTGAAATaactacaaatatatttcttattacgtCGTACGTATTTTTACGTGTTTCCAATGACCATATACTATTCTCTTTGGCAAAAGtaataattctaaattaataatataaaactataagtacatcaagaagaaatgaagaatCGTACCAATCGTTAATCCCAATCCCTAACTTTCGCCGGATGACTTAATTTATGTCTACGTCAGCgcttggaaaaagaaaaaggaaaaaaaaaaaaaagaaaaagtggtcTCGATCGTTTCCTAATAACGATCGAAGTCCGGAGTTGGGAGTCTGGGATTCCGTACGGGACACGGGCACGCGCGCTCGTTAAATTATTCATGCTCGTTTTACGGAGTAAGCGTGCAAGGAAGCAAGCAAACAAGCAAACAAGCAAGCTCGCTAGCTAACCGAGGCTCGATTACATATGTAGCTAGATGGTGATGCAAATGACACGATGCTAAATAATTCCTTCTATATCCATGATAATCTCGCTTGATGATTTCGCAACATAGACGCGGAAGGTCGCGAGAATAAATCATTGTTCGTTCCTTGAACGACGGAtagaggatatatatatatgtgtgtgtgtgtgtgtatgtatgtataaaatgtgCAACGttattctctatctgtcttttttcaattcattgCCTTCCTTCGTTCTGGCAAGGTTGACTCCGTTCCGAACaagtagatacatacgttCGACTATTACCAGCTAGGATTTGTCTTTCGCAAGGCCGATCTCTGCCACTTAAATGCTACTTATCTATTTAGCGTTTAATGACGATCGTAAAAGACTCGATTTCGAATAGAatgttttcaaataatttcatctaGCTACATCTATTAGAATTGCGAacgacgaataatttttcaacgtttaAAGATCCATCATGGATCATCTTTCGACGAAcgttattacgaaataatttcaaatgtaaCATGTATCATTAAAATGCAATATCGCTTCCGTTcgattagataaatttttgttagtTTATTTCGATCGTGAAATAAGACTTATTGTTATATACTTAGATACCCGGAACAAAAGAGCTTTCCCCCTtgcctctttccttctctccgcTAACTTTTTTTGCGATTTCGATCTCTCAACTATCGCACCGTCGGCGATTCTCCGCGCTTTGCTGAACGAGAAAATCCGAGTTGGGGataggagggggaggaggaggtggaggaggacgCCTTTCTCCGAGTGTGCGGCCTCGTCGAAGGAAGAACTTGTCGGAACGAAGATCTCCTGGAGAAGACGGCTGTTGTTGCCTGGAGGAACGGCCGATCGAATGTGGAGCAACGAACTTGGAACTTccaggaaagaggagaaaataaTCTCAGTCAGTAGTAAATCCCTCTGAAAATCCATTAACTACTCAAGTTTCTTCAAAtaggcaaaagaaaaaaaaatgattgaaagatctaatttcattcattgctttcgataaaaatgtaacCGACACAGATCGATCGGAAATTACAATTTATGATTGACAAACGGCTGcggaaatattatatatattttccgaTGACAATGATTAATTGCATCGattcactttatatatatatatatatatatatatatatatatatatatatatatatatatgtatatgaatcggaacgaaaaaaaaataatcttcgatGTATTTGATCAAGGAAATACCTAACAACCTATTtacatgataataatatacatatacgtacatatataggtatgtatatacattcaaCAGATGGAAcggatcgattaaaaaaacaaaaattatgtcCACTGTATTTTGTAATCAAATATCTAAGAATCTATTTTGTGTATAATCAtcaatacacatatatacatatatacatatgtattaagaacgatcgatcatcgtctcgatgacattgaaaaaaaaaagccgaACGACAGGAACAAGTGCAAGGttagcgaagaaaaagaaaacgacgacAATTGCAACTGCAACTGCAACTGCAACAgcgacaacaataacaacaacagcaacagcaacagcaacagcaatagcAAGAAAAACGATTCAGGATATTACGAGGAACGACGTGACGAGGATCGAAGTTGGCGATCCATGGAGTCGTTCCGATATTACCAACAGTTTTGCGGCATCAAGGCCGCCTCCTTAGCCGAGATCTTGTCTCATGATGACTCACGCCTAGCTGTGGCCGCTA
Coding sequences within it:
- the LOC122632029 gene encoding LOW QUALITY PROTEIN: uncharacterized protein LOC122632029 (The sequence of the model RefSeq protein was modified relative to this genomic sequence to represent the inferred CDS: substituted 2 bases at 2 genomic stop codons), translating into MYMDKDTILFLDVLRKRSRTLLAFTKKNSEKINNEIKRSYLQNSLVLFLKEITTECNISLNXXAIFIAFIYRPLGRQNSHLKNQKEIWNLRNDSSAVKDLLHLDRQFENTDQMCTSVSNMRPLERIVIPSKNVSRSHSSYVVKRKPVKECYCNVETKKIQPHSSKIIHKPNPPCNYKNHICQVSLPINENNIQDTLSPPISCETIRRVQKINYYPQSQFLRNVQKKVSVLKDVSLGDCPDTCPRSSYYHKLRTDKTSNLTDTDTQSKFTTDTISKSNIIDFDKLDSIQRVSNSVTDEEEQNQEEVIQKVSKGIQVPLRKPAKTKFLAKRTISSKKYIPEGRKEKPTSRSSSENKKTLRSSTLDCQCHKSKADKFTKDLEKKELATYRVYPKDYEADYREPKRWSSTYDKDSQRKTARSSGNEVKELRKFREQNYFDTHGSSQTLMSSESSGSLQQYMLNDRLFAEPVKRIHKKDLVVTMPPCATVQKKRVHYFPRYIVRQEKSTCNTNYKKKRCQSCPLTGHAIDLGISKPRPVLNSLALKYQKKLP
- the LOC122631794 gene encoding uncharacterized protein LOC122631794, with the protein product MATKSSLHFVVGHINRVLSINSAEIVFMLDGKLQKVYLKKEKYFHNGRLIPQDESLFRYVKCGMKVKFSCRILRQQKCLYGWIALMCWPMEQTLGLSVSLKVGMQYISGRIFTLDEKHGVLVTNDITGKEYKVYFLTSNFFYHGKKLDLSQSSLNEISLTDVIFFDAVPCIPEENEYNCEWYATCVFKGKRPNVNNIVPEPLIDDLGTEEILQVIENCFINPSSMFLIGKGILLNTINNDFGLILGEFQYNIFKEILFHKNNTYVFKMCLDKYGLPDILKRGDRMKFVAIGAPPGFFVEWIAIQVSVCDAGEYKSLKYDAFLSRLCQ